The genomic region ACCGGCCCGAGCGGCCACGGAGATGTGTGGAACATGCTCCAGAATAGCGGCGACGAAGAGTTGACAGTCGCGGGTAGCAAGCTCCATGATCTTTACACCAGTAGAATAAAAGCGGACTACCGTCTGGAAGATAGAAGGGCTGAGAATCAGACCAACGTGCGAGGACACATCGCGCAGGCCAAGAAAATCGTTGAGGCGATCGAGCGGTCTTGTTCCGGTTCCAAGCGGCAAGACATCATCAATGCGATAAAGCGGTGGGAAACCTTGACCCGAGGATAGAAGAATGGGTTCTTCCGGAAATTGTGTATGAAGATGAAAACCTTTGATTGTGTCGAGATACAACACCGGGGAGCGGAACAACTGACGAAAAAGATCGACCGTTTAACAGTGCAACAGGAATTGGCGTTCTGGGCGGAGCGATCACACGAGCTGAAGCAGCGACAGGCAACCGCCAAGGCCCATGAGGCGCACCGTCAAAGCCGACCCTAGGACCTCCGGTCTTCGAAGAAGAGGCCATTGTGGCTTAAAGAGAGGGCCGGATATACCGTTCCGCGAGCCCAGGTGTCGCATTGAACAAGGCTACATCGGGATTACGGACCTTGGTGGCACCTTCCTGGATCCATCCGGGCGATTCTGCCTGCCGTTCCATTCTTTCCAGCCTGCCTGGTGAAACATACACAAGCAGGTCAAGTCTTGCAATCGTACATCTCATCAGGACCACGGACCGGGACCGGGATCATGGCCCTATCGTCGGGGTCAATTGTATTTACCAAATAGGTAAATATATTTATTGACATGGCAAAAGAATGGAGATAACTTTTATCTCCAGGAAATTGCAGAAGGTCTGCAACTCAGAAAAAGAGATGCGGGCCAGGTTCGCTAAGCCGTTAGCCGAACGGCTCCAGCAGCGGTTGGCCGAACTCAAGGCAGCGGACACGCTTGACGATATCCGTCGGTTGCCCCCGGCCCGCTGCCACGAACTATCACAGAATCGAAAAGGTCAGCTTGCCGTCGATTTGGTGCAACCCAAACGACTCATCTTTGAGCCGGACCATAATCCCGTACCTTGTAAGCCGGATGGTGGGCTTGATTGGTCTCATGTCACGAGAATCCGAGTGATCGAAATCATTGACTACCACTGAGGACCCCATGACCCGCGAATCTACAGCAAAGCGATACGTCTTTGAGCCCGAGTACGCCGTACCTCCAGGCCGAACGTTACAGGAGACCATTGATGCCCTGGGGATGGGGCAACGAGATCTGTCCACACGGGCCGGACTCTCGTCCAAACACATCAATCAGATCATCCAGGGGGTCGCCCCTATTTCTCAGGAAACGGCGATTCGGCTGGAACAGGTTACCGGTGTGCCTGCGCGCACGTGGAACAACCTCGAGGTCAACTACCGAGCACAACTGGCCAGGTTAGAAGAAAAAAAGCGTCTTGAACATGACTTGGCTTGGTTGAAGACGATTCCCACCACTGAATTGATCAAGCGCGGGAAGATCGAAAAACACACAGACCGGGTGCTTCTGCTGAAAGCGGTATTAGGATTTTTTGGTGTCGCCGATGTGGAGGCCTGGAAAAACATTTGGTTGAGCCCTACCGTTGTCTACCGCAAGTCAGCGGTCTTTGAGGGAAAACCCGAGGTCATGGCAACATGGTTGCGACTGGGAGAGCTGGAGACAAGAGCGGTCCGATGTACCGCATTTGACAAGTCGAGATTCCGCACCGCTCTTCACGAGATACGAGCCCTCACGGTAGAAAAGCCGGAAGTTTTTGAGCCGAAAATGAAGGCGCTCTGCGCAGACGCTGGCGTTGCCGTAGTGTTTGTCCAGGAGATCAAGAACGCCCCCGTCAGCGGGGCGACTCAATGGCTGACCCCTGAAAAGGCTAAGCTCCAACTGAGCCTACGCTATAAGACCAATGACCAATTCTGGTTTACCTTCTTTCATGAAGCAGGGCATATACTTTTTGGTGGGAAAAGGGAGACCTTCATTGATCTTGATCATGCGACAGGCAAAGGGGAAAGGGAGGCCGATAACT from Candidatus Methylomirabilis lanthanidiphila harbors:
- a CDS encoding Plasmid maintenance system killer protein, with translation MEITFISRKLQKVCNSEKEMRARFAKPLAERLQQRLAELKAADTLDDIRRLPPARCHELSQNRKGQLAVDLVQPKRLIFEPDHNPVPCKPDGGLDWSHVTRIRVIEIIDYH
- a CDS encoding XRE family transcriptional regulator, encoding MTRESTAKRYVFEPEYAVPPGRTLQETIDALGMGQRDLSTRAGLSSKHINQIIQGVAPISQETAIRLEQVTGVPARTWNNLEVNYRAQLARLEEKKRLEHDLAWLKTIPTTELIKRGKIEKHTDRVLLLKAVLGFFGVADVEAWKNIWLSPTVVYRKSAVFEGKPEVMATWLRLGELETRAVRCTAFDKSRFRTALHEIRALTVEKPEVFEPKMKALCADAGVAVVFVQEIKNAPVSGATQWLTPEKAKLQLSLRYKTNDQFWFTFFHEAGHILFGGKRETFIDLDHATGKGEREADNFAANHLIPPRRAGELNALKSMRAIQAFAKSIDIAPGIVVGRLQHERIIGYDQFNGLKIRYHWAN